The following coding sequences are from one Pseudonocardia sp. EC080619-01 window:
- a CDS encoding STAS domain-containing protein has protein sequence MSSETPTGVGDDQDPDVGEVVRFEVVEHGDGAVVVHVDGEIDTMTAPVVRQRLAGQIPAASLLVVDLTRVTFLGSAGLAALVEAKEKAEGDGSRLRLVCGSHAVTRALEATNLLSLFDVADGVPEALRTA, from the coding sequence ATGAGCAGTGAGACGCCCACCGGGGTGGGGGACGACCAGGACCCCGACGTCGGCGAGGTCGTCCGCTTCGAGGTGGTCGAGCACGGGGACGGCGCCGTCGTCGTCCACGTCGACGGCGAGATCGACACGATGACCGCTCCGGTCGTGCGGCAACGCCTGGCCGGGCAGATCCCGGCCGCGAGCCTGCTGGTGGTCGACCTGACCCGGGTGACCTTCCTGGGATCGGCCGGGCTGGCCGCACTCGTCGAGGCCAAGGAGAAGGCGGAGGGCGACGGCAGCAGGCTGCGCCTGGTGTGCGGGTCGCACGCGGTGACCCGCGCCCTCGAGGCGACGAACCTGCTGTCCCTGTTCGACGTCGCCGACGGTGTGCCGGAGGCACTCCGCACGGCCTGA
- a CDS encoding glycosyltransferase family 2 protein, with amino-acid sequence MSGKSATPDAVTWVGELDRLAPLRDLRVGPGFHAARLLVTVGGTPQGQVTVPLRNGHATIAELNAALITLGPPEAVVPAPVGSDPVTVVVATRNRPESLARCLRAVLASDHPALSVVVVDNDPDDERTQQTVTATGSPRVRYVREPRRGASVGRNRGLAEARTDLVAFTDDDTEVDPAWASRIAGAFAADPDLACVSGPVLAARLGSPEERAADTALAWNKGFTARRFSLAAPPPDSPIFPFAPGLLGIGANLAVRATAARSVGGFDEAMGPGTPTHGGEDGEFLVRMILAGHVLGYLPGAYLWHHHRPDQEALRKQMEGYAVGLGSFLAKVALSPQGRSAALRRLPAAVARLRHISAREAGAGDAMPADADQTRTRGMLNGPRAYLQSRRAVRRAGGAVPPLMGFVGPAVVPGHRTVTASGAFPAAGQQPAEDGERAGTDPVVPA; translated from the coding sequence ATGTCAGGGAAGTCTGCGACGCCCGACGCCGTGACCTGGGTCGGCGAACTCGACCGCCTCGCGCCGCTGCGCGACCTGCGGGTCGGCCCCGGGTTCCACGCCGCCCGTCTGCTGGTCACCGTCGGTGGCACACCGCAGGGGCAGGTGACCGTGCCGCTGCGGAACGGGCACGCCACCATCGCGGAGCTCAACGCCGCCCTGATCACGCTCGGCCCGCCCGAGGCGGTCGTGCCGGCGCCGGTCGGGTCCGACCCGGTCACCGTGGTCGTCGCGACCCGCAACCGCCCCGAGTCCCTCGCCCGCTGCCTGCGCGCCGTGCTCGCCTCCGACCACCCCGCCCTCTCGGTCGTCGTCGTCGACAACGACCCCGACGACGAACGCACCCAGCAGACCGTCACCGCCACCGGCTCACCCCGGGTCCGCTACGTCCGCGAACCCCGCCGCGGCGCCTCGGTCGGCCGCAACCGCGGCCTCGCCGAGGCCCGCACCGACCTGGTCGCCTTCACCGACGACGACACCGAGGTCGACCCCGCCTGGGCCTCCCGCATCGCCGGCGCCTTCGCCGCCGACCCCGACCTGGCCTGCGTGTCGGGCCCCGTCCTCGCCGCCCGCCTGGGCAGCCCCGAGGAACGCGCCGCCGACACCGCCCTGGCCTGGAACAAGGGCTTCACCGCCCGCCGCTTCTCCCTGGCCGCGCCCCCGCCGGACTCCCCGATCTTCCCGTTCGCCCCCGGCCTGCTCGGCATCGGCGCCAACCTCGCCGTGCGCGCCACCGCCGCCCGCTCGGTCGGCGGCTTCGACGAGGCCATGGGCCCGGGCACCCCCACCCACGGCGGCGAGGACGGTGAGTTCCTGGTCCGCATGATCCTGGCCGGGCACGTCCTGGGCTACCTGCCCGGCGCCTACCTGTGGCACCACCACCGCCCCGACCAGGAGGCCCTGCGCAAGCAGATGGAGGGCTACGCGGTCGGCCTGGGCAGCTTCCTGGCCAAGGTCGCGCTGTCCCCGCAGGGCCGCTCCGCAGCCCTGCGCCGGCTGCCCGCCGCCGTCGCCCGGCTGCGCCACATCTCCGCCCGCGAGGCCGGTGCCGGCGACGCGATGCCGGCCGACGCCGACCAGACCCGCACCCGCGGCATGCTCAACGGGCCGCGGGCCTACCTGCAGTCCCGGCGGGCGGTGCGCCGCGCCGGCGGTGCGGTCCCGCCCCTGATGGGGTTCGTCGGACCGGCCGTCGTGCCGGGGCACCGGACCGTCACCGCATCCGGCGCGTTCCCGGCGGCCGGGCAGCAGCCGGCGGAGGACGGCGAGCGCGCCGGCACCGACCCGGTCGTCCCGGCCTGA
- a CDS encoding PLP-dependent cysteine synthase family protein has product MRRVQADANRSADTHLHVLDLPAEWGVHVYLKDESVHPTGSLKHRLARSLFLYGLASGWITEGTTVVEASSGSTAVSEAYFARLLGLPFVAVMPRSTSPEKVALIEREGGRCHFVEHGGQVYAEAERLAAESGGHYLDQFTYAERATDWRGNNNIAESILAQLAEEQHPVPEWIVVGAGTGGTSATIGRYLRYRRLPTRLAVVDPEGSAFLPGWLAGDPAHETGMASRIEGIGRPRMEPSFVPSVIDRMFPVPDAASVAAARHLRDRTGRWVGGSTGTNLWAVYQLVAEMLRSGRSGSVVTLICDGGERYRHSYYDDGWVAAQGLDLAPHTAALETFVATGRWEPPA; this is encoded by the coding sequence ATGCGCCGGGTCCAGGCCGACGCGAACCGCTCCGCCGACACGCACCTGCACGTGCTCGACCTGCCCGCCGAGTGGGGCGTGCACGTGTACCTCAAGGACGAGTCGGTGCACCCCACCGGGAGCCTCAAGCACCGGCTGGCCCGGTCCCTGTTCCTCTACGGGCTGGCGTCGGGCTGGATCACCGAGGGGACGACGGTCGTCGAGGCCAGCTCCGGGTCGACGGCGGTCTCCGAGGCGTACTTCGCGCGGCTGCTGGGGCTGCCGTTCGTCGCGGTGATGCCGCGCTCGACGAGCCCGGAGAAGGTCGCGCTCATCGAGCGCGAGGGCGGCCGTTGCCACTTCGTGGAGCACGGCGGCCAGGTCTACGCCGAGGCCGAGCGGCTCGCCGCCGAGTCCGGCGGCCACTACCTCGACCAGTTCACCTACGCCGAGCGGGCCACCGACTGGCGGGGCAACAACAACATCGCCGAGTCGATCCTGGCCCAGCTCGCCGAGGAGCAGCACCCGGTCCCGGAGTGGATCGTCGTCGGTGCCGGCACCGGCGGGACGTCCGCGACGATCGGCCGCTACCTGCGCTACCGGCGGCTGCCCACCCGGCTCGCGGTCGTCGATCCGGAGGGCTCGGCGTTCCTGCCCGGCTGGCTGGCGGGCGACCCGGCCCACGAGACCGGGATGGCGTCGCGGATCGAGGGGATCGGCAGGCCCCGGATGGAGCCGAGCTTCGTGCCGTCGGTGATCGACCGGATGTTCCCGGTGCCCGACGCCGCCAGCGTCGCCGCCGCCCGGCACCTGCGGGACCGCACCGGCCGCTGGGTCGGCGGCTCGACCGGCACCAACCTCTGGGCGGTCTACCAGCTGGTCGCCGAGATGCTCCGCAGCGGTCGCTCCGGCAGCGTCGTCACGCTGATCTGCGACGGCGGCGAGCGCTACCGGCACAGCTACTACGACGACGGCTGGGTCGCCGCGCAGGGCCTCGACCTCGCCCCGCACACCGCGGCCCTGGAGACGTTCGTCGCGACCGGACGGTGGGAGCCGCCCGCCTGA
- the selA gene encoding L-seryl-tRNA(Sec) selenium transferase, producing MTTARHAAADPRRRIPRTDAVLAAPELAGAIDRLGRARVKRAVAAAQQRARDGEIDPSDVTTDVLAALPAAATAIRPVLNASGVLLHTNLGRAPLSGAAVAALGAAAGTCDVELDLATGRRGTRGAGAVAALRDAVPGAGAAWVANNGAAALALVCAALAGTGREIVVSRGQLVEIGDGFRIPELIESTGARLRPVGTTNRTHLRDYADAIGPDTAFVLVVHPSNFVVSGFVSTVGIGELAGLGPPVVADIGSGLLTPHPLLPDEPDAAGTLADGADLVTASGDKLLGGPQAGLLLGGGERGTALVETVRRFPLARAMRVDKLTLAALEASVAGPPTPVREFLDADPAALRGRADALAAALAADGVDATAVDTVAGVGGGGAPGVELASAGIALPARYAAALRAGDPPVLGRVADDRCLLDLRALPPAADAVLARAVREVR from the coding sequence ATGACCACCGCGCGCCACGCCGCGGCGGACCCGCGCCGCCGGATCCCGCGGACCGACGCCGTCCTCGCCGCACCGGAGCTCGCCGGCGCGATCGACCGGCTCGGCCGCGCCCGGGTCAAGCGCGCCGTCGCCGCGGCCCAGCAGCGCGCCCGCGACGGCGAGATCGACCCGTCGGACGTCACCACGGACGTGCTGGCCGCGCTCCCGGCGGCGGCGACCGCGATCCGTCCGGTGCTCAACGCCAGCGGCGTCCTGCTGCACACCAACCTCGGCCGGGCTCCGCTCTCCGGTGCCGCCGTCGCCGCGCTCGGTGCCGCCGCCGGAACCTGTGACGTCGAGCTGGACCTCGCGACCGGCAGGCGCGGCACCCGCGGCGCCGGGGCCGTCGCAGCACTGCGCGACGCGGTCCCCGGTGCGGGCGCCGCGTGGGTCGCCAACAACGGCGCCGCCGCGCTCGCGCTGGTCTGCGCGGCCCTCGCCGGGACCGGCCGCGAGATCGTCGTGTCCCGGGGCCAGCTCGTCGAGATCGGCGACGGGTTCCGCATCCCGGAGCTCATCGAGTCGACCGGCGCCCGGCTCCGCCCGGTCGGCACCACGAACCGCACCCACCTGCGCGACTACGCCGACGCGATCGGCCCGGACACGGCGTTCGTGCTGGTGGTGCACCCGTCGAACTTCGTCGTCAGCGGCTTCGTCTCCACGGTGGGCATCGGCGAGCTGGCCGGGCTCGGGCCCCCGGTCGTCGCCGACATCGGCTCCGGACTGCTCACCCCGCACCCGCTGCTGCCGGACGAGCCGGACGCGGCCGGGACCCTCGCCGACGGCGCCGACCTCGTGACGGCGTCCGGCGACAAGCTGCTCGGCGGGCCGCAGGCCGGCCTGCTGCTCGGCGGCGGGGAACGCGGGACGGCACTGGTCGAGACCGTCCGCCGGTTCCCGCTGGCCCGCGCGATGCGGGTCGACAAGCTGACCCTCGCCGCGCTGGAGGCCTCGGTCGCCGGGCCGCCGACCCCCGTCCGGGAGTTCCTCGACGCCGATCCGGCCGCACTGCGCGGCCGGGCGGACGCGCTCGCCGCCGCGCTCGCCGCGGACGGTGTCGACGCCACCGCCGTCGACACCGTGGCCGGGGTCGGTGGCGGCGGGGCCCCCGGGGTGGAGCTGGCCAGCGCCGGGATCGCGCTCCCCGCCCGCTACGCCGCGGCGTTGCGCGCCGGGGACCCGCCGGTGCTCGGCCGGGTCGCCGACGACCGCTGCCTGCTCGACCTGCGGGCGCTGCCCCCGGCGGCCGACGCCGTCCTGGCCCGCGCGGTGCGGGAGGTCCGGTAG
- a CDS encoding thioesterase family protein, translated as MSAVQPGRFTVRIGVRSYEVDVNGHVNHAVYHQYAEHARMEHLRAAGLSQPALDAAGITVVLLSTTVHFRAELRVGEQVEIDSEIGFTERKPFTMRHRLVRETGDGRELAAEAECTMGVLDVATRRLVADPYGRLVAAASAPEVLGPGPARQAATGA; from the coding sequence ATGAGCGCAGTGCAGCCCGGGCGGTTCACGGTCCGGATCGGTGTCCGTAGCTACGAGGTGGACGTGAACGGGCACGTCAACCACGCGGTGTACCACCAGTACGCCGAGCACGCCCGGATGGAGCACCTGCGGGCGGCCGGGTTGTCCCAGCCGGCCCTGGACGCCGCCGGGATCACGGTCGTCCTCCTGTCGACGACCGTGCACTTCCGGGCCGAGCTCCGCGTCGGCGAGCAGGTGGAGATCGACTCGGAGATCGGGTTCACCGAGCGGAAGCCGTTCACGATGCGTCACCGGCTGGTGCGCGAGACCGGCGACGGCCGCGAGCTCGCCGCGGAGGCGGAGTGCACGATGGGTGTGCTGGACGTCGCGACCCGGCGGCTCGTGGCCGACCCGTACGGCCGGCTGGTGGCGGCGGCGTCCGCACCGGAGGTGCTGGGGCCGGGCCCGGCCCGGCAGGCCGCGACCGGCGCGTGA
- a CDS encoding superoxide dismutase, with product MAEYTLPDLPYDYGALAPHIAPEIMELHHSKHHNTYVQGLNGTIDKLAEAREKNDFGAVVGLEKTLAFNLGGHVNHSAFWKNLSPDGGDKPTGDLASAIDNDFGSFDAFQAHFTAAATTIQGSGWAILGFDQLGQKLLIHQLYDQQSQLPAGQTPIVLLDMWEHAFYLQYKNVKPDYVKAWWNVVNWADAAERFAAAKG from the coding sequence ATGGCCGAGTACACGCTCCCGGATCTGCCGTACGACTACGGCGCACTCGCTCCGCACATCGCGCCGGAGATCATGGAGCTGCACCACTCCAAGCACCACAACACCTACGTCCAGGGCCTCAACGGCACCATCGACAAGCTCGCCGAGGCCCGGGAGAAGAACGACTTCGGCGCCGTCGTCGGCCTGGAGAAGACCCTCGCGTTCAACCTCGGCGGGCACGTCAACCACTCCGCCTTCTGGAAGAACCTCTCCCCGGACGGCGGCGACAAGCCCACCGGTGACCTCGCCTCCGCGATCGACAACGACTTCGGGTCGTTCGACGCGTTCCAGGCGCACTTCACCGCCGCCGCCACCACCATCCAGGGCTCCGGCTGGGCCATCCTGGGCTTCGACCAGCTCGGGCAGAAGCTGCTGATCCACCAGCTCTACGACCAGCAGTCCCAGCTCCCCGCCGGGCAGACCCCGATCGTGCTGCTCGACATGTGGGAGCACGCGTTCTACCTGCAGTACAAGAACGTGAAGCCGGACTACGTCAAGGCCTGGTGGAACGTCGTCAACTGGGCGGACGCCGCCGAGCGCTTCGCCGCCGCGAAGGGCTGA
- the selD gene encoding selenide, water dikinase SelD, with the protein MSDRATTRRLTEYSHGAGCGCKLGPGQLAEVLAGVTPPSHPDLLVGTDTGDDAAVWRLSPDRALVATTDFFTPIVDDARTWGAIAATNAVSDVYAMGGTPLFALNLVCWPSEDLGPDVLAEVLEGGAGVGRDCGFAVVGGHTIDDPEPKYGLAVVGEVHPERVLTNAGLRPGDELVLTKPLGIGVVTTAVKRGVPAAVEAAVAAMTTPNADAARAARDAGATGCTDVTGYGLLGHLTKMTVASGVDARVDAGAVPLLDGVRELVAGGVVPGGTLRNRQWVDDRIVRTSASDDEVLLLSDAQTSGGLLFGAAPGAAGTAVRWLRERGHPAAVIGSVTAGTGLVHV; encoded by the coding sequence ATGTCCGACCGTGCGACCACGCGCCGGCTCACCGAGTACAGCCACGGCGCGGGCTGCGGGTGCAAGCTCGGCCCGGGACAGCTGGCCGAGGTGCTCGCCGGGGTGACCCCGCCGTCGCACCCGGACCTGCTGGTGGGGACGGACACCGGGGACGACGCGGCCGTCTGGCGGCTGTCGCCGGACCGTGCGCTGGTCGCGACCACCGACTTCTTCACCCCGATCGTCGACGACGCGCGCACCTGGGGGGCGATCGCCGCGACCAACGCCGTGTCGGACGTCTACGCGATGGGCGGCACCCCGCTGTTCGCGCTGAACCTGGTGTGCTGGCCGTCGGAGGACCTCGGCCCGGACGTGCTCGCCGAGGTGCTCGAGGGCGGCGCCGGCGTCGGCCGGGACTGCGGGTTCGCCGTCGTCGGCGGGCACACGATCGACGACCCGGAACCGAAGTACGGCCTCGCCGTCGTCGGGGAGGTCCACCCGGAGCGGGTGCTGACCAACGCGGGCCTGCGCCCCGGCGACGAGCTGGTCCTGACCAAGCCGCTCGGGATCGGCGTCGTCACCACCGCCGTGAAGCGCGGTGTCCCGGCCGCGGTCGAGGCCGCCGTCGCCGCGATGACCACCCCGAACGCCGACGCCGCGCGGGCCGCCCGGGACGCGGGTGCGACCGGCTGCACCGACGTCACCGGTTACGGGCTGCTCGGCCACCTCACGAAGATGACCGTCGCCTCCGGTGTGGACGCCCGCGTCGACGCGGGCGCCGTGCCGCTGCTCGACGGCGTCCGGGAGCTCGTCGCCGGCGGCGTCGTCCCCGGCGGAACGCTGCGCAACCGGCAGTGGGTGGACGACCGGATCGTGCGCACGTCCGCGTCCGACGACGAGGTGCTGCTGCTCTCCGACGCCCAGACCTCCGGCGGGCTGCTGTTCGGCGCCGCGCCCGGCGCCGCGGGCACGGCCGTCCGGTGGCTGCGCGAGCGGGGGCACCCGGCCGCGGTGATCGGGTCCGTCACCGCGGGGACCGGTCTGGTCCACGTCTAG
- a CDS encoding competence/damage-inducible protein A: MSESRPTASVLVTGSELLTGHVADANGPFVARSLGDLGFAVRRVLLVGDRPEDLRTALEFVAGDDLVVTSGGLGPTADDLTADVVAEFAGAPMEVDTALQERIHARVAGWAARAGWDGPALDAATAKQARVPRGGSVLEPVGTAPGLAVSREGGPLVVVLPGPPRELTGMWPAALAAEPVAALLARTPHAEPTLLRFAGLPESEIAETLRVIGTDLDLSRVEITTCLRRSELEVDLHPLPGAEPVARDLAERIVDRHRRKLISDDGSTTDELVADALAGRGWTVATGESCTGGLLAGRLVDRSGSSAYVAGGVVAYSDAAKTALLDVPAALVAEHGAVSPEVARALADGARARFGADVGVGITGVAGPGGGTEAKPVGYVCFCVTTADGQVIARDPQLPGGRADVRERSVDLAMHLLLRVTGVTGPDAHR, translated from the coding sequence ATGAGTGAGTCCCGCCCCACCGCGTCCGTGCTGGTCACCGGCAGCGAGCTGCTGACCGGCCACGTCGCCGACGCCAACGGCCCGTTCGTGGCGCGCTCGCTCGGCGACCTCGGCTTCGCTGTGCGCCGGGTGCTGCTGGTCGGTGACCGCCCCGAGGACCTGCGCACCGCGCTGGAGTTCGTGGCCGGCGACGATCTCGTCGTCACCTCCGGTGGGCTCGGCCCGACCGCCGACGACCTGACCGCGGACGTCGTCGCCGAGTTCGCCGGCGCGCCGATGGAGGTCGACACCGCGCTGCAGGAGCGGATCCACGCGCGGGTCGCGGGCTGGGCGGCGCGCGCGGGCTGGGACGGCCCGGCGCTGGACGCCGCGACCGCCAAGCAGGCGCGGGTGCCGCGCGGGGGCAGTGTGCTGGAGCCGGTCGGGACCGCGCCGGGACTGGCGGTGTCCCGCGAGGGCGGGCCGCTCGTCGTCGTCCTGCCGGGGCCGCCGCGCGAGCTGACCGGGATGTGGCCCGCGGCGCTCGCCGCGGAGCCGGTCGCGGCGCTGCTCGCCCGGACCCCGCACGCGGAGCCGACCCTGCTCCGGTTCGCCGGGCTGCCGGAGTCCGAGATCGCCGAGACGCTGCGGGTGATCGGCACCGATCTCGACCTGTCCCGGGTCGAGATCACGACCTGCCTGCGCCGCTCCGAGCTCGAGGTGGACCTGCACCCGCTTCCCGGCGCGGAGCCGGTCGCCCGGGACCTCGCGGAGCGGATCGTCGACCGGCACCGCCGGAAGCTGATCAGCGACGACGGCAGCACCACCGACGAGCTCGTCGCCGACGCGCTGGCAGGCCGGGGCTGGACGGTCGCGACCGGCGAGTCCTGCACCGGCGGACTGCTGGCCGGGCGGCTGGTCGACCGGTCCGGCTCGTCGGCCTACGTCGCCGGGGGCGTGGTCGCCTACTCCGACGCGGCGAAGACAGCCCTGCTGGACGTGCCGGCGGCGCTGGTCGCCGAGCACGGTGCGGTGTCGCCGGAGGTGGCCCGGGCGCTGGCCGACGGCGCCCGCGCACGGTTCGGGGCCGACGTCGGCGTCGGCATCACCGGTGTCGCCGGGCCCGGGGGCGGGACGGAGGCCAAGCCCGTCGGCTACGTCTGCTTCTGCGTCACGACGGCCGACGGCCAGGTGATCGCCCGCGACCCGCAGCTGCCCGGCGGTCGGGCCGACGTCCGGGAACGGTCGGTCGACCTGGCGATGCACCTGCTGCTGCGCGTGACCGGGGTGACGGGGCCGGACGCGCACCGCTAG
- a CDS encoding amidase family protein encodes MSILPAPGTAPTGVPATAGAVRAGERTAAEYACALLDRAGGAAGLLAVDAESLRAAAAALDRRTDRFALPLAGVLVAVEEGISTTGRGDEPVRRLRGAGALVAGRARTAEFGIGPDGSPGGRATAAAVATGTVPLGIGVDGDGALRAAAAAHGLAALKPGRRVLPLPPGADRRWAGLAETTVVAAGPADLRAALDVLAAPARRAPAVTGGLPGATALGPAPAPAAAPAADGGEPVGSLACSLRTGRTRLADPAAAAAVHAAIRVLGTTAVRLLAADPPYRAVLPVHGARRRHAGLARRVEDLDLDPAGLPRTARSALRRGRRVRRLGGLRPATPASWRQRLVGWLDDAGAEAGLLPVTSGPTGAGTTGLAAWNLAGLPSLVAPVPTAGGPACVQLVGRPGSERRLLATAELLGGS; translated from the coding sequence ATGAGCATCCTCCCCGCGCCCGGCACCGCACCGACCGGCGTTCCGGCCACGGCCGGTGCGGTCCGGGCCGGCGAGCGCACCGCGGCCGAGTACGCGTGTGCCCTGCTGGACCGGGCGGGGGGTGCCGCCGGGCTGCTCGCCGTCGACGCCGAGTCGCTGCGCGCGGCGGCCGCCGCGCTGGACCGGCGCACCGACCGGTTCGCGCTGCCGCTCGCGGGCGTGCTCGTCGCCGTCGAGGAGGGCATCTCGACGACCGGGCGCGGCGACGAACCGGTACGGCGGCTGCGCGGCGCGGGAGCGCTGGTCGCGGGCCGTGCGCGCACCGCCGAGTTCGGGATCGGCCCGGACGGGTCCCCCGGCGGCCGGGCCACCGCGGCCGCCGTCGCGACGGGCACCGTCCCCCTCGGCATCGGGGTGGACGGCGACGGCGCGCTGCGCGCCGCCGCGGCCGCGCACGGCCTGGCCGCGCTGAAGCCCGGGCGCCGCGTGCTCCCGCTGCCCCCCGGCGCGGACCGGCGGTGGGCGGGACTGGCCGAGACGACCGTCGTCGCCGCCGGACCGGCCGACCTCCGGGCGGCGCTGGACGTGCTGGCCGCCCCCGCACGCCGCGCCCCGGCCGTGACGGGCGGTCTCCCCGGCGCCACGGCCCTCGGCCCGGCTCCCGCTCCGGCGGCCGCCCCCGCGGCGGACGGCGGGGAACCGGTCGGCTCGCTGGCCTGCTCGCTGCGCACCGGCCGGACCCGGCTCGCCGACCCGGCCGCGGCGGCCGCCGTGCACGCCGCGATCCGGGTGCTGGGCACCACCGCCGTGCGGCTGCTCGCCGCGGACCCGCCGTACCGCGCGGTCCTGCCGGTGCACGGCGCGCGCCGCAGGCACGCCGGGCTGGCCCGCCGGGTGGAGGACCTCGATCTCGATCCGGCCGGGCTCCCCCGCACGGCGCGCAGCGCGCTGCGCCGCGGGCGCCGGGTGCGGCGGCTCGGCGGGCTCCGCCCGGCCACCCCCGCGTCCTGGCGGCAGCGGCTGGTCGGCTGGCTCGACGACGCCGGCGCCGAGGCCGGGCTGCTGCCCGTGACCTCGGGCCCCACCGGGGCCGGGACGACCGGGCTGGCCGCGTGGAACCTCGCCGGACTGCCGTCGCTGGTCGCGCCGGTGCCCACCGCGGGCGGGCCGGCCTGCGTGCAGCTGGTCGGACGGCCCGGGTCGGAGCGGCGGCTGCTGGCCACCGCGGAGCTGCTCGGCGGTTCCTGA
- a CDS encoding DUF1697 domain-containing protein, with the protein MRTHVALLRGINVGGTGKVPMADLRRVLAGRGFTDVATYIQSGNVVLTSTDPDPGTIADEIAGILQDDFGLDRPVVAFGRDEYAAAVAANPFPQASEPKQLHAVFLAEPPDDAGTARLEAALAVEREQGGPGDAAVVGRVVYLHLPDGIGRSRLAARLSARTGAADGGGTARNWATVRKLLELLG; encoded by the coding sequence GTGCGCACCCACGTCGCGCTGCTGCGCGGGATCAACGTCGGCGGGACCGGCAAGGTCCCGATGGCCGACCTGCGGCGGGTGCTCGCCGGGCGCGGGTTCACCGACGTCGCCACCTACATCCAGTCCGGGAACGTGGTCCTGACCAGCACCGATCCCGATCCCGGCACGATCGCCGACGAGATCGCCGGGATCCTGCAGGACGACTTCGGCCTCGACCGCCCGGTCGTCGCGTTCGGCCGGGACGAGTACGCCGCCGCCGTCGCGGCGAACCCGTTCCCGCAGGCGAGCGAGCCGAAGCAGCTGCACGCGGTGTTCCTGGCCGAACCCCCGGACGACGCCGGGACGGCCCGGCTGGAGGCCGCGCTGGCCGTCGAACGGGAGCAGGGCGGCCCGGGCGACGCCGCCGTCGTCGGGCGGGTGGTCTACCTGCACCTTCCCGACGGGATCGGGCGCAGCCGGCTCGCCGCCCGGCTGTCCGCGCGGACCGGCGCCGCCGACGGCGGCGGCACCGCCCGGAACTGGGCCACGGTCCGGAAGCTCCTCGAGCTCCTGGGGTGA